One Vigna unguiculata cultivar IT97K-499-35 chromosome 11, ASM411807v1, whole genome shotgun sequence DNA window includes the following coding sequences:
- the LOC114168603 gene encoding LOB domain-containing protein 4-like, translating to MKDGGRKQGAMSPCAACKLLRRRCAQDCVFAPYFPADEPHKFASVHKVFGASNVNKMLQELPEYQRSDAVSSMVYEANARVRDPVYGCVGAISSLQQQVDVLQTQLALAQAEVVHMKLSQVSTSFEQLKALPAPSNSSSENLSPSSKLAKTLFAMDMVVDQPNMGESLWSC from the exons ATGAAAGATGGTGGCAGAAAACAAGGTGCAATGTCACCATGTGCAGCATGCAAGCTTCTTCGAAGGAGATGTGCACAGGATTGTGTGTTTGCTCCTTATTTTCCTGCAGATGAGCCACACAAGTTTGCCAGTGTTCACAAGGTTTTTGGAGCTAGCAATGTCAACAAAATGTTACAG GAACTACCAGAGTACCAACGAAGTGATGCTGTTAGTTCAATGGTATACGAAGCGAATGCAAGGGTGAGGGATCCAGTGTATGGATGTGTGGGAGCCATATCTTCTCTGCAGCAACAAGTTGATGTGTTACAAACCCAGTTGGCACTTGCACAAGCAGAGGTTGTGCACATGAAACTGAGCCAAGTTTCAACTTCCTTTGAACAACTCAAAGCACTTCCTGCACCATCCAATTCATCCTCAGAGAACTTGTCTCCATCCAGTAAACTTGCCAAAACCCTTTTTGCCATGGACATGGTCGTTGATCAGCCAAACATGGGAGAGTCTCTGTGGTCATGTTAG